A genomic region of Leptospira terpstrae serovar Hualin str. LT 11-33 = ATCC 700639 contains the following coding sequences:
- a CDS encoding alkaline phosphatase D family protein: protein MKLLSPFFSLILSIAFVIIFSFRVEGKDTKSLNIGFGSCLHQDKESPILTQWKSESFDLILLLGDNIYADSLVAKEKIPAYKKQFARPEWKSILSKSKILAVWDDHDYGINDSGGEYVDKEKSREVFISQMGSLMPQGQKLGTKEGRGIFHSYFLTFQNKKVHFVIPDTRFFRSPLKRKFWSYFTGKSQYNPNDDEAATILGEEQWKWLEDELAKPSDLLVFVSGIQVIPTEQPFEKWGNFPKERDRLFQLFDSAKTSDLVILSGDRHIAEIYEYPFSEKRKLIEITSSSLNVPLSFLPLEYDSEFKLGSAFKDENYGTLLIQLKAGKLVWRSQIKDKIGNVVLEYNQNDSK, encoded by the coding sequence ATGAAATTACTATCACCTTTTTTTTCTTTGATCCTATCCATTGCGTTTGTGATCATCTTTTCATTTCGTGTCGAGGGAAAAGATACCAAAAGTCTAAACATTGGTTTTGGATCTTGTTTGCACCAAGACAAGGAAAGTCCAATTTTGACCCAGTGGAAAAGTGAATCCTTTGATCTTATCCTTTTGTTAGGTGATAATATTTATGCCGATAGTTTGGTTGCCAAAGAAAAGATACCTGCTTACAAAAAACAATTTGCTCGGCCAGAGTGGAAGAGTATACTTTCAAAATCCAAAATCCTTGCTGTTTGGGATGATCATGATTATGGTATCAATGATAGCGGTGGTGAATACGTAGATAAAGAAAAAAGCCGCGAGGTTTTTATTTCCCAAATGGGATCATTAATGCCCCAAGGTCAAAAATTGGGAACAAAGGAGGGGAGGGGAATCTTTCACTCTTACTTTCTCACATTCCAAAACAAAAAAGTTCATTTTGTAATCCCAGACACTCGATTTTTTCGTTCGCCTTTAAAAAGAAAGTTTTGGTCCTATTTTACAGGTAAAAGCCAATACAATCCTAATGACGATGAGGCTGCGACAATTCTTGGAGAAGAACAATGGAAGTGGTTGGAAGATGAATTGGCGAAACCATCGGACCTACTTGTTTTTGTTTCTGGAATTCAGGTGATCCCCACAGAACAACCATTTGAGAAATGGGGAAATTTTCCCAAAGAAAGGGATCGTCTATTTCAACTTTTTGATTCAGCCAAAACTTCCGATTTGGTCATTCTTTCTGGGGACCGTCACATTGCGGAAATTTACGAATATCCATTCTCTGAAAAACGTAAGTTAATAGAAATCACTTCTAGTTCCCTCAATGTCCCTTTATCATTTCTGCCATTGGAATACGATTCTGAATTTAAACTTGGCTCTGCTTTTAAAGACGAAAACTATGGAACCTTATTGATTCAACTGAAAGCAGGAAAATTGGTTTGGCGTTCCCAGATCAAAGACAAAATTGGGAATGTAGTCCTTGAATACAATCAAAATGATTCTAAATAA
- a CDS encoding MBL fold metallo-hydrolase, with protein MKKFTLIFILSFAVILFHCKAFGKDPEGAHLEKIRKSTHYDETREQFVNRRPDVLEKMREGQNFFSLTFKFFFGGDKNQKPDVKLPEEKPDFAEFLKPDESIKFIWFGHSTFLVNIEGKILFFDPVFSESAAPFSFMVKRFQDAVVKLEELPAIDYIVISHDHYDHLDMQTIDFFKNTNTKFITPLGVTSHMKEWGVPEDRLMELDWWGSFDIGKVKIVCTPAQHFSGRRGMNGNKTLWSSWTVIGEKERFYFSGDSGYDVHFKDIGDKYGPFDLTFIENGQYNPMWEAVHVLPEQTAKAHLDLKGKRLVPVHWGMFNLSLHSWYEPAESLEKQAEIYKIDLLTPKFGQMVKIREPNLMERWWKKLIQKE; from the coding sequence TTGAAAAAATTTACGCTCATATTCATATTATCTTTTGCAGTGATTCTGTTTCATTGTAAGGCCTTTGGAAAAGATCCAGAGGGTGCTCACCTTGAAAAAATTAGAAAATCCACACATTATGACGAAACCAGAGAACAGTTTGTAAACCGCAGACCCGATGTGTTAGAGAAAATGCGAGAAGGCCAAAATTTCTTTTCTTTAACATTCAAATTTTTCTTCGGTGGAGATAAAAATCAAAAGCCTGATGTAAAATTGCCGGAAGAAAAACCAGATTTTGCTGAGTTTTTAAAACCAGACGAGAGTATTAAATTTATTTGGTTTGGACATTCCACTTTTCTTGTGAACATCGAAGGAAAAATACTTTTTTTTGACCCTGTTTTTTCTGAATCCGCTGCTCCCTTTAGTTTTATGGTAAAACGGTTTCAAGATGCCGTAGTCAAATTGGAAGAATTGCCCGCTATCGATTATATCGTTATTTCGCATGACCATTATGACCATTTGGATATGCAGACCATTGATTTTTTTAAAAATACCAATACGAAATTTATCACTCCTCTTGGAGTTACTTCTCATATGAAAGAGTGGGGTGTTCCCGAAGACCGCCTAATGGAGCTTGATTGGTGGGGTAGTTTTGATATCGGAAAAGTAAAAATTGTTTGTACACCGGCGCAACATTTTTCAGGTAGAAGAGGAATGAATGGCAATAAAACTCTTTGGTCTTCTTGGACAGTGATTGGGGAAAAAGAAAGATTCTATTTCAGTGGAGACTCAGGTTATGACGTTCACTTTAAAGACATAGGTGATAAGTATGGACCTTTTGACTTAACCTTTATTGAAAACGGCCAATACAATCCGATGTGGGAAGCCGTACATGTTTTACCCGAACAAACAGCCAAAGCACACTTAGATTTAAAAGGAAAAAGATTAGTCCCTGTTCACTGGGGAATGTTCAACCTATCACTGCATAGTTGGTATGAACCAGCAGAATCATTGGAGAAACAAGCTGAGATTTATAAAATCGATTTATTGACACCTAAATTTGGACAAATGGTTAAAATTCGTGAACCCAACCTAATGGAAAGATGGTGGAAAAAGTTGATCCAGAAAGAATGA
- a CDS encoding SH3 domain-containing protein, with amino-acid sequence MRQQIVVISMLFTSFYTQLLPCEPFEPVFLKPVDTSREDKDFFTFKQKLEKSVKEKDIKFIDSIIDPKISFAFDEDGMGKSKFLKYWKLDKNPKNSEFWDELSQTINLGFTYKDNIWSAPFLFNLTPESIDSYSFSLITGSTVNIRNKPSKKGAIVTQLSWEFVKNEYDETIPKQVPNEPCNWKKVCISDGQVGYICEQYLRSPMDHRVGFSKKNKNWMMIFFVEGGD; translated from the coding sequence ATGAGACAACAAATCGTAGTTATATCCATGCTATTCACTTCGTTTTATACCCAACTTTTACCTTGTGAACCATTTGAACCTGTATTTCTAAAACCGGTGGATACTTCCAGGGAAGATAAAGATTTTTTTACCTTCAAACAAAAGTTAGAAAAATCAGTGAAGGAAAAAGATATAAAATTTATTGATTCAATCATCGATCCCAAGATTTCGTTTGCATTTGATGAAGATGGAATGGGAAAATCAAAATTTCTGAAATATTGGAAACTTGATAAAAATCCCAAAAATTCAGAGTTCTGGGATGAACTTTCTCAAACCATCAATCTAGGGTTTACCTATAAAGACAATATCTGGTCTGCTCCTTTTTTATTTAATCTAACACCCGAATCCATTGATTCTTATAGTTTCTCTCTCATTACAGGCAGTACGGTGAATATCAGAAACAAACCTTCTAAAAAAGGTGCCATAGTAACACAGCTTAGCTGGGAATTTGTTAAAAATGAATATGATGAGACAATCCCAAAACAAGTTCCCAATGAACCATGCAATTGGAAAAAAGTTTGTATCTCCGATGGCCAAGTGGGTTACATTTGCGAACAATACTTACGTAGTCCCATGGACCACCGAGTGGGTTTTTCCAAAAAAAACAAAAACTGGATGATGATATTCTTTGTGGAAGGTGGAGATTAA
- a CDS encoding lactonase family protein yields the protein MNRRPLIAHSKKILCMISLLAIFFQCQPTKLNATCDPDSASYFETLAVLIGTGENTHFCGAKIKIPRIKIPRFLLVTNVGLSTATSSINVYRISPTTGEISQVDGSPFQLTNRPRFSITNAAGDTVYVANIGNTSVSILKLNPETGALSIKHPDLVLPTTPYSLALDPNGNFLFASSETTQQIHRLAIDPTGNISSLTPAISTANPTAGAVGRMAFDSKGKHLYAGLTCASGNISGIQAFALNSTTGGLTSINVYQTGENNLSLAISANDQFVYGSNYFSNDVFPLIRNSESGGLLVQTSISAGVAPGFTISDPWNRFVFVANSGTGQGTISAYSIQPVTGSLTPISGSPFPSGFSPIGLSIDPSGKFLYSSNTEGGTVSGFSIGSDGTLSPLGGFPVTAGTNPFSIEIVSY from the coding sequence ATGAATCGTCGTCCATTGATTGCCCATTCTAAAAAAATTCTTTGTATGATTTCCCTTTTGGCAATATTTTTCCAATGCCAACCTACAAAACTCAATGCAACCTGTGATCCTGACTCCGCTTCCTATTTCGAAACCTTAGCTGTTCTCATTGGCACTGGTGAAAATACTCATTTTTGTGGTGCTAAGATTAAGATCCCAAGGATCAAAATTCCCCGTTTTTTACTTGTTACCAACGTAGGTTTGTCCACAGCCACAAGCAGTATCAACGTATATCGGATTAGTCCTACCACGGGTGAAATTTCGCAGGTGGATGGATCCCCATTCCAATTGACTAACCGCCCACGTTTTTCTATAACCAATGCGGCAGGGGATACCGTGTATGTGGCTAACATCGGTAATACTTCTGTTTCTATACTGAAACTGAATCCTGAAACGGGTGCTTTATCTATCAAACATCCCGATTTGGTTCTTCCGACAACTCCGTATTCCTTGGCTTTAGATCCAAATGGTAACTTCCTATTCGCTAGTTCAGAAACGACTCAGCAAATCCATCGTTTGGCAATTGATCCCACGGGAAATATTTCAAGCCTAACGCCTGCTATCAGTACTGCAAATCCTACAGCTGGCGCTGTAGGAAGGATGGCTTTTGATTCGAAGGGTAAACATTTATACGCGGGACTGACCTGCGCTTCGGGAAATATATCTGGAATTCAGGCGTTTGCATTAAATTCTACGACTGGAGGTTTAACTTCGATTAATGTATATCAAACGGGTGAAAACAATCTTTCCTTAGCTATTTCGGCAAATGATCAATTTGTTTATGGATCTAATTATTTTTCTAATGATGTATTCCCTTTGATAAGAAATAGCGAGTCTGGTGGTTTATTAGTCCAAACTTCTATTTCAGCTGGAGTTGCTCCAGGTTTCACAATTTCTGATCCATGGAACCGGTTTGTTTTTGTTGCCAATAGTGGAACTGGGCAAGGGACCATTTCTGCTTATTCTATTCAACCAGTGACCGGGTCTTTAACGCCTATAAGTGGGTCTCCCTTCCCATCGGGATTTAGTCCAATTGGACTGAGTATTGACCCAAGCGGAAAGTTTTTGTATTCCTCTAATACGGAAGGTGGAACTGTCTCTGGTTTTTCTATAGGAAGTGATGGAACACTTTCGCCTTTGGGAGGATTTCCTGTGACCGCAGGTACCAATCCATTTTCAATAGAAATCGTTTCTTATTAA
- a CDS encoding LytR/AlgR family response regulator transcription factor — protein MRILIVEDEIVAARGLERMLRELLKTKITSLRIEKSLIGSQCFIQENEIDLLFLDLNLDGDIGFDLLKETSAASFLTIITSGNTAEAIRAFDYGVLDFVPKPISKDRMIKALQKFQTNSVGTKTKYIGIKQESSVNLIATKDILYVQSFDKRVKVYKKTGEMFVHNKSLDSIFKVLPAHFLQIHRSFLVNGKQIKKIITSKGGSYQIELSTGTLLKMGRNYYKELKSKL, from the coding sequence TTGAGAATTTTAATCGTAGAAGATGAAATTGTAGCGGCTAGGGGACTCGAACGAATGTTACGTGAACTTCTAAAAACTAAAATTACATCTCTACGTATTGAAAAAAGTTTAATTGGCTCTCAGTGTTTCATTCAAGAAAATGAAATCGATTTATTATTTTTGGATCTAAATTTGGATGGTGATATAGGTTTCGATTTATTAAAAGAGACTTCTGCTGCTTCTTTTTTAACCATAATCACATCCGGAAATACTGCAGAGGCAATCAGAGCATTTGACTACGGGGTATTAGATTTTGTTCCGAAACCTATCTCCAAAGACCGAATGATAAAAGCACTTCAAAAGTTTCAAACAAACAGTGTCGGAACAAAAACGAAATACATAGGCATTAAACAAGAAAGTAGTGTAAACTTAATTGCAACTAAGGACATTTTGTATGTTCAGTCTTTTGACAAACGAGTGAAGGTATATAAAAAAACTGGGGAAATGTTTGTTCATAACAAAAGTCTTGATTCGATTTTTAAAGTATTGCCTGCACATTTTCTGCAGATTCACCGGTCTTTTCTTGTGAATGGAAAACAGATTAAAAAAATTATCACTTCGAAGGGTGGCTCATACCAAATAGAACTTTCAACAGGAACTTTGCTAAAGATGGGCCGAAATTACTATAAAGAATTAAAATCAAAATTATAA